Genomic segment of Pochonia chlamydosporia 170 chromosome 1, whole genome shotgun sequence:
TTTCTCTTGGGCGAAAGGCACAAAATCGCTAGTTTAACCCAGAATAGTTTGCGCTGCGAATTGAAGGGTCCACGGCCAAGCTTGCGAATGGCCAATCAAgatggccatgatggtgaGATGCATCAACTGGTCTCTCCCTAAAACAGCACCAGCCTCGGTACGCGTGCCAAAAAGTGAATGTGCAGCCTAAAAAGGAGTCGCGGAAATAAGAGACGTGAGAAGTTTGAAGGGCCGGCCACTTCGGTGACATACTTGAGGACGTGCAACCTGTAAATAGCGACGCCAAGCAACTCGAGAATTGTCCGAGATCCGGATGTCAGAGGATATAACACTGGGAAAcgagtccatgtctggctaCTTCCACCTTGGTCCACGGGTCACAGACAATTGAAGCAATgagaccagatcagaccagatcagaccagaccattgtTGACCTGGAGCTCAAATGGTCAGAGACTCGTGGCGCGACTAGACTGGATTGGATCGGAGCGGACATTTAGACTGGACCCAGGAGAAGTGACGAGGCGGCGGctgtcatcatcagctcaACTTTGACTCTCTGCtttttggctttgccttCAAATCAACCCACTTGACCTACTTGCTTGTAAATTACCTTCCGCCACGCCTCTCCTTATCGCATTCTGGCCCTACTCCGattctcttccttctcatccgctCCTTCCCAACTGCTTTTAATTTGTTCCTCACCTCTATaatctccatcttcaaagcTGCACCGTTTCTCAGCTTTCTCCAACTCCTTTTTCCTGGGAGCgcaacttttttttgtcttgcGTCGTCATCCCCCGGACCCCCTTCGGCCCCTTCGGTCGCGCGCAACGCCATCGCTCCTTGTCGACATCGAACGACTGCAAAAACCCTGCTGCACGGACTCTTTGTCGTCGCGTCCATCAGCCCTAATTGTGTGGGATTCCGGACGTCCCTATTTCTCGTCCAACAAAGAGATTCGTCCCGTTCTGCAATTTACAGCAATTGCACGTCCAACAAAATGTCTACCCGTCAGACCCGAAGGAAGTCCGCCAAGCTGCGCGAAGCTGCCGCAGCTGCAGCTTCGTCCGACGACGATCAGCAACAAGTCACCATGAATGGCAATGGTTCTGCTCACCACACGCCGGAAGTCGCGGAATCTGAGGAAGTTGAGAATATCTTCCTCTTCTGGCCCAATATCATCGGTGCGCAGCATCCTGGAGCATCTTGGGGCATCCTGTCCCGCGCTCTGTGTCGTCTTTGCTAATTAGCCATGCTTATCTCTAGGCTACATCCGTATCATTCTCGCCATTGCCTCGTTATACTATATGCCTGTCCACCCTCGAACCTGCTCCGTCCTGTACGCTGTATCCTGCCTGCTTGACGCATTTGATGGCTATGCCGCTCGAATTTTCGAACAGTCCACTCGCTTCGGCGCGGTGCTCGACATGGTTACCGACCGCTGCACCACCTCCTGCCTGCTCGTCTTCTTGTCATCCGCTTTCCCGCGATGGTCGATTTTGTTCCAGGGCTTGATTGCCTTGGATTTCTCCAGCCACTATATGCACATGTATGCCACTCTTGTGGTTGGCGGCTCCGACTCGAGCCACAAGAACATCGACAAGAGCCAGAATTGGCTACTGAACTTGTATTACACCAACAAGGTAAGGTGGAATCAGCACAAGGAAATGTCATGTTGGGGATTAAAAGCTAATTTTCCATGTATCTAGACCGTCCTGTTCACCCTGTGCGCCCTCAAcgagctcttcttcatcggtCTCTATCTGCTGGCCTtttcttcgccttggctGTCTCCCCACCTGATCAAGAGTGTCGAAGAGACAAGTGGTGGCTACATCAATCCAGGTGCTCCGGTTAATACGTCGCTGCTCCGACAGATGTTCCCCGATCCGTTCAGTGCCTCTGCATTGGAAATTGCTCGAGCCAACAAGATGGACTCCCTCGTCCCCTGGGCTATTGCTGGCATCAGCCTCCCTTTTATGGTTGtcaagcaagccatcaacGGAGTCCAGTTGTACAACGCCGGCCAGTGGCTTGCCGAAGTTGATGTCAAGATGCGCAAGAAGAACGGCCTTCCGCGCAAAAACAAGGCTAAGGCGTTGTAAATTTCGACTACGCGGGGATGGATATGACCTGACGCAGGCGTCGACGACGGCCGAATTACTCCGGTGTATAGATAGGCGGCCTATAAGCTTTGACTGGTCTTGACGGCCAGTATCGCCCCGGTCAGGGTTGCAGGATGATGAGGGGACTTGAAGCCATTATATTTTCTTTACTTTGGACGCGGTGCATCTCCTTCGACGGGATGGATAGCGTGCCAACACCACACAACACAACTTTCGCTACGGTGACACGATAGAGCGTGCCTCACCAACATTTTAACTGCATGGATTGGCGTCTAGGGAATCGAGGAGGCTGGCGGGCCATAGGCATCGGGCGGGCtggccatttgcatcattTACAGCTATTCAAAGCTATGAATGAGTTTGGTGAGGAGGCGAGGCAACCAATATAGCCCTTTGGTCCATGTGAGGCACTGGTATCTTGCATGGGATCTATTTCTTGGGCAGGTTAATATTGGACTTGGTGCGAAAAATTCAAAAGGTTATTGATTCTGTTTAGCTTAATTACTGGGAAAGTCCTTCGCTTTTACTTTTACTTTTaccttttcttctttttctcctcTGAAGAAGCGAatttggcttggccatttggGCCGTTCTACGGACCTTTCGATCATATTGCTTACGGCACGGCATGAGCATTAATGGAGTGGAATGGAATGGCATGGAATGTGCAACAAAATGTATTCGTGGATATCTTGCTATACAAACGCAATAAATCAATCCATCCAACAATTACTAAAAATCATCCTCATTTATCCATAAACTTTTCCAATCATGGCACTTGTGCTCACACTAGGTAGTTTCTCTGGCGGTGCTCGTACCAGAAGTTACATTTTGGGCGTTATCAGACTCCGACATGTCTGCGTCGCGGATGATGCTTGTTACGGCCCGGGGTGCTTCCTCAATGGGCTGGGAGAAGCCGTACCATGCTACGACGCAGATGCCCAGAATGCCAGTTATGCAGCTGAACACCAGGGCTACGATGCCTCGTGTGGTGAATCTGATATGGTTAGTAGTGAATTGGGTTAGGAGGTGATGGGAAGGGTGCTTACCCTGCTGGTAGAGGTGCGGGGGCTTTATTCTCGCCGGTGAGGTCGAGGAAGTCGACGGTGTTGCCGGCTGCGTTGCCCTCGGGGAGGATGTTGGAAGATTTACAGGCTTGGAGGTGAGTAGGGGGGATGGAGAGCGTCTTTTGCAGCTCGGTGGGTGCTTCGACGAATGTGGCGATGAGACCGGATACGACGTGCCATTCAATATGGCAGTGGAACAACCAGATTCCTATTCATGTTAATATGGTTGGCAAGGACATGAGATAGGAGGGAATATACCTGGGTTGTCGGCTTTGAATCGCAAAACCATGTTGCCGTTGGGCCAGATGACCATGGTGTCGCGGCGCATAGGAACCTTGGGGAAGGTCTTCCCCGTCGCGCCACCCTCGTCCTCAAAAGTGCCGGCTGACTCGTTGGAGCGGTAGACGGCTTGGAAGTTGTGGCCGTGGAGATGGAACGGGTGGCGACCGCTGTCGAGATTGTTGACGACGATCTGGACGATTTCATTCTTCTTTAGGACGAAGGGGTGCGTGTATTCACCGTATACTCTGGGATCGGTGGCCTTGTCGCCGGCACTGAGGGCGGTGTATAGTGTGGGAACCTTGGGGTATGTGTaggtgatgttgttgaagaaggcgtaGTTTGCGCCGTTGCCAAGGTTGTCCATGATTACGTCGAGTTCGACGGTGCGATCGGGCTCTGGGAGGAGTTCCATGCCATCGTAGGCTTCGAGGGTTATGTCATCAAAGGCATTTAGCTCATCGACAAGAGCAGCGGCTGGATAGTCTTTGGACTTGTCGTAGGTGAGCCAGCCAGTGGAATTGTAGTTGAGTTCAGGAGGTAATGTGTCGAAGAGAGTCTGAAATATTCCGCGTCAGTTCGTATGGAGACATCTCCCTAAGGAGAAACGGAGGCGAAAGAAGTTCTTACCGTATCCATGCTTGCGACAATGGGGTAATTTGCGGATGTTTCGTTTTTGGTTGTCAAAAGAAAGCTCACTCTCTGAGCGGCGGCGATATATACCATTTCAGCTTCTGCATCCTTTGTGTATACTCCGTCTACCTCGACGATGCGTATCTTGTGGCCTTCGATCCATAGGTATTGGCCGGCAAAGGCTCCAATATTGACAACTCGGAACATGTACGTCTTACCGGGCTGGACAGAGACGGTTATGTTTTGAGTATCGTTCATGAGGGCCGCATTTGGGACTGGTTCTGCACCGGTTGGGTTGGTCTTGCTCAGAAACTGAGGAATGAGCGTTGCAATCTCATCATGGTACCAGTCCGATAGTGTTAGAACAATTTCCTCATCAACTTCTTTCTTGTACGGAAACTCGGGATCATGGACGATAACAGGGCCACGCAGTCCGTCAGGGTACTGGCCATCGTTGTGAGAGTGATACCAGTACGTGCCAGGTTGGTTGACCTGAGCATCATGTTAGCCAGCACTCTCTCTACACTTTCAAAACCTTGCGGGGCTATGAATCGTACAGTGAAGTTATATGTGAATGAATTGCCAGGTGGGATTGAGCATTGAGTGACGCCTGATGGGCCGtccatgttgttggttccATTTTGGAACAGGCCGTGGAAGTGGAGTGAAGTCGACTGGTTTCCGAGCTGGTTGTTTACGTTGATAACAATGCGGTCGCCAACGTTGCACTCAATTCTGGGAATCGGCCATTTTCCATTGATGCCGATAACTGGTCGCTCAAACGCTCCGTCAGGATTGGCTCGGACCCAACTGACGTTGAAATCATGATTGATTGTCGCTGCGGATGCCAAGCTCGCTGACGCagccaagacggcagccaATCGCCCAAGACCCGCCATCGAGATCCAGggcttgccaagctggtAGTTGAAGAAAGTTACCAAGTGTGAAGTTCGAAAAACCTGCTCAAAATACTCTCGCAACTGAGTGCCTTTGCGTTGGAGGGGATGGGTGACAATGGACGAGCCCGAGTCGCACCTTCCTCACTTAAGAAACAAGCGCACCTGCAGAAATCCGTTTACAAGCTTGCTCAAAAGCGTGCAAGTGGCAAGAAGGGAAGGAAAGGCTCGATGAAGCGAGGACCCTGGCTGCAGTCATATGGTTGTTAGCCAGTTTCTTCTCGCCCAGCCTCAAGTCAGTGCGGAACTCTTCAACCCTCTTCAGATGGATAAGATGACCCTGGCCCGTTTCTCAACTGATTAGATCAGACCGCATGGAACCAGCCGGGATGCACAGAAGCGAAGCCGGACCGTCGTTTCTTGTTGGATCACCAAGTACACGGATTCTGACAAGGGCTAGAACTTGTACTTCTCCACAACATGTGTGGATTCCCAAGAAACGACCGACGTTTTCCTGGATGTTTTCTttcaaccaacagcagcGACCTCTCGAAACTACACACTACCAACGGCCGCATTTGCGCTGCAGCCGACGGCCCAaccctccttcttcgagGACGACACAGTCAAACTGTCTGCTCTTCCCGCTGTTGGCGCACAATTGGGTTCTTGATTGGGCGTGGCGCAACGTGCAACGCCAAACAGAGAGGGGTGGTGCCTCACCTGACGGAGAAAACTCGCTTTAGCCCTGGCCCTTGGGCTGATTGATtgtgattgattgattgataaCTTTAGCTGAAAATTCGACGACCCATCTGATAAGCGGATCAATGGTGCGGTGGCTGATCTAGCGAAGTTTGGGCATGGACTTGCCAAATTGATATGATGATGGAGGACAAGGGTGAAGCAAAAATTCGTTGTCTACATCGGGGTCCGAGATGTTTACCTCGTACTTGCGGATTGACATGAAAATTTCCTGGGTAAGTTACGGGAATATCTTATGATGCGCCGGTACAGGTCTGCAGACGGGTCGAGGTGACTGGGTCACATTGAGCTCAAGAATGGGAATCATTGTTCCGACTCGGGTCAATTCTTAGAGATACCCTGCAAATCGAATGTCTCTGATCCCTCTCTATCCCCACTTCGAGGGACGATGGTCGGTAAGCAGCTTGTGCTTCTCCAATcaagcttgtcaatggcGGCAAATCTCATGCATCGCAGCATCTTCAGTTCGTTTCTTCAGTACAACCGTTTGGTTACATTGATGGTGTCTGAGTCTCTCCACCTTCTTGAACAAGACATTCGACCGCCAGGTCATCCTCTGTTGGCAACGGCCCTGCTCGACCGTCTACGGGTGGCTCTCAACTTTTTCGTCCAACACAATTTTCTTCAACTCTTCCCACTCAACTTGCGATATTTCAGCCCCCTGGCGCTCCCAATATTTCCAAACTTTGGTCCCCATTTCGTCGGCATCCTTTTGCCGTGTGGCTGGCGCGCTAACCGACAAGAACGGAGGAGCTGAACAAGATTTTCCTAACCGACGGTCCTTCATCCAAGGTGGAACGACCTGATGTAGGGAGGGGTTTGTCTGAAGCCAGGGTTCGAGTTGATTTCGCTTGTCTAATCAATCAGGTGGTTCCATATGCCGATAATTTATTCAGGTCGTCTGGTTGTTATCAGATCCGAATTTTCTGACAAAACGAGACCCATTCCCCCAACTTGAGCCTCTTGGCAATCGCTTGGCCCGCTTGGCAGTCTCGGCGTTTGGCTAGTAAACGTACCCTGCGAAGTTCCGCACCGGTGCAGTTGCGAAGATCGGCTCTCACCCTGTCACAGCTCACAACCCTGGTGCTTCGGCTCAGGTAAACTTGTTGGTTGCCGACATATTCCTGGCCATCCTTTTTATCTGATCTCCCCAAAGCACAACCAACTTTTCGGCCAAAGTTGACTTCCTTCTCAACTCGGCGTTTCCTCCAACATGGCTAAGGACGTTTTTTCTGTGCCGAtattcctcgtcgtctttcGAGAGACGTTGGAAACGGTCATCATTGTCTCCGTCTTGCTAGCATTCTTGAAGCAAACCCTTGATGGACCAGAGCGGGATGCAAAGACTTACAAAACCTTACGGCGCCAGGTAAGTTTTAACACCTCACCTTATATTCAAGCTTAATATTGACTCTCATAGGTATGGCTGGGTGTTGCTGCCGGTTTCTTCCTCTGCATGGTTGTCGCCGCAGCACTGATTGGCGTGTTCTACACCGTTGGATCCAATTCTTGGGACAACAATGAGAACTACTACGAAGGCGCGTTTTGTCTCTTCgccgccgtcatcatcaccgtcatgGGTGGCGCTCTTCTCAGAATCGGCAAGATGCAAGAAAAGTGGCGTGTCAAGCTCGCCAAGGCCATAGAGTCGCCCATCAAGGCTGGCTCCAAGGGTTGGATTGCCCACTGGCTCGAGAAGTACTCCATGTTCGTGTTGCCGTTCATCACAGTTCTTCGTGAGGGCATTGAGGCCGTTGTGTTTGTGGCCGGTGTGACCTTTTCAGCACCCGCATATGCCGTGCCCCTGCCTGTCGTTGTAGGActtcttgttggcggcatcattgGCTGGATTCTCTACAAGTAAGTTTACTCACAACCAATGTTTTGGTACTCGCCCTAACATGTGCCTAGGGGTGGCTCTTCTGCCAAGTTGCAAATATTCCTCGTCGCTTCAACGTGCCTCTTGTATCTCGTTGCGGCAGGCCTCTTCTCCCGTGGTGTTTGGCACCTCGAGGCGCAAAAGTGGAATAATGCCATTGGTGGCGATGCATCAGAAACTGGCAACGGCCCAGGATCTTACGACATCGACAAGAGTGTCTGGCATGTGAATGTAAGATTCTATCCTCACGTAGCAGAAAACTCAGGAACTGACCTATTTCCAGTGCTGCTCACCAACTTCCACCAGCGACGGCGGCTGGGGAGTCTTCAACGCCATTCTCGGCTGGCAAAACTCTGCGACCTACGGGTCCGTCATCTCATACAACGTCTACTGGATCTTTGTCATGGCCGGATTCATCCTCATGCGATTCAAGGAGACCAAGGGTCACTGGCCGTTCATGAAGCCCAAACATTCAGTTGCTCAGGAGGACAGCCGCAGTGGCAGTTCCAGCCAGCAGGGTGGTGCCGCTGAGAAAACTACCAATGTGACAGAGAAGACTACCACGGCGTAAACAACCTCCATCACAATCAAATCCAGTCATAAAAGGTTGCAAAGGAAGACGAATAATGAGGACATAGAGCGTGGTTCTATCCAAATCTAGCAAAATTTGATACCAGAAGTTGCCAAAATTCAAGATATAGTTTCAACATCTCTCTCCATCAAGCCTCGGGTGTCCAGTCCCACGTATCTGAAGTAAAAAGCTTCCTGGCCATTTTATCCGCATACATAGCTCCTTCATACCGTAATCTCTGATCATTCGCCAACGCCCTCGTAAAAGCAAACGCCTTTctatcctcatcttcctctctTGCCGTACCGTTCTTCAAATCGCGCAGTCCACCCATCCACGACACAtctcccctcctcc
This window contains:
- a CDS encoding CDP-diacylglycerol--inositol 3-phosphatidyltransferase (similar to Metarhizium acridum CQMa 102 XP_007813583.1), with amino-acid sequence MSTRQTRRKSAKLREAAAAAASSDDDQQQVTMNGNGSAHHTPEVAESEEVENIFLFWPNIIGYIRIILAIASLYYMPVHPRTCSVLYAVSCLLDAFDGYAARIFEQSTRFGAVLDMVTDRCTTSCLLVFLSSAFPRWSILFQGLIALDFSSHYMHMYATLVVGGSDSSHKNIDKSQNWLLNLYYTNKTVLFTLCALNELFFIGLYLLAFSSPWLSPHLIKSVEETSGGYINPGAPVNTSLLRQMFPDPFSASALEIARANKMDSLVPWAIAGISLPFMVVKQAINGVQLYNAGQWLAEVDVKMRKKNGLPRKNKAKAL
- a CDS encoding iron transport multicopper oxidase FET3 precursor (similar to Aspergillus terreus NIH2624 XP_001216653.1), which translates into the protein MAGLGRLAAVLAASASLASAATINHDFNVSWVRANPDGAFERPVIGINGKWPIPRIECNVGDRIVINVNNQLGNQSTSLHFHGLFQNGTNNMDGPSGVTQCSIPPGNSFTYNFTVNQPGTYWYHSHNDGQYPDGLRGPVIVHDPEFPYKKEVDEEIVLTLSDWYHDEIATLIPQFLSKTNPTGAEPVPNAALMNDTQNITVSVQPGKTYMFRVVNIGAFAGQYLWIEGHKIRIVEVDGVYTKDAEAEMVYIAAAQRVSFLLTTKNETSANYPIVASMDTTLFDTLPPELNYNSTGWLTYDKSKDYPAAALVDELNAFDDITLEAYDGMELLPEPDRTVELDVIMDNLGNGANYAFFNNITYTYPKVPTLYTALSAGDKATDPRVYGEYTHPFVLKKNEIVQIVVNNLDSGRHPFHLHGHNFQAVYRSNESAGTFEDEGGATGKTFPKVPMRRDTMVIWPNGNMVLRFKADNPGIWLFHCHIEWHVVSGLIATFVEAPTELQKTLSIPPTHLQACKSSNILPEGNAAGNTVDFLDLTGENKAPAPLPAGFTTRGIVALVFSCITGILGICVVAWYGFSQPIEEAPRAVTSIIRDADMSESDNAQNVTSGTSTARETT
- a CDS encoding plasma membrane iron permease (similar to Colletotrichum gloeosporioides Nara gc5 XP_007273099.1), whose protein sequence is MAKDVFSVPIFLVVFRETLETVIIVSVLLAFLKQTLDGPERDAKTYKTLRRQVWLGVAAGFFLCMVVAAALIGVFYTVGSNSWDNNENYYEGAFCLFAAVIITVMGGALLRIGKMQEKWRVKLAKAIESPIKAGSKGWIAHWLEKYSMFVLPFITVLREGIEAVVFVAGVTFSAPAYAVPLPVVVGLLVGGIIGWILYKGGSSAKLQIFLVASTCLLYLVAAGLFSRGVWHLEAQKWNNAIGGDASETGNGPGSYDIDKSVWHVNCCSPTSTSDGGWGVFNAILGWQNSATYGSVISYNVYWIFVMAGFILMRFKETKGHWPFMKPKHSVAQEDSRSGSSSQQGGAAEKTTNVTEKTTTA